A window of Elgaria multicarinata webbii isolate HBS135686 ecotype San Diego chromosome 2, rElgMul1.1.pri, whole genome shotgun sequence contains these coding sequences:
- the CFL2 gene encoding cofilin-2: MASGVTVNDDVIKVFNDMKVRKSSTPEEIKKRKKAVLFCLSDDKRQIIVEEAKQILVGDIGDTVEDPYTSFVKLLPLNDCRYALYDATYETKESKKEDLVFIFWAPESAPLKSKMIYASSKDAIKKKFTGIKHEWQVNGLDDIKDRSTLGEKLGGNVVVSLEGKPL, encoded by the exons GCTTCTGGAGTAACAGTGAACGATGACGTTATCAAGGTTTTTAATGACATGAAAGTCCGAAAATCTTCAACGCCAgaagagattaaaaaaagaaagaaagcagttcTCTTCTGTTTAAGTGATGACAAAAGACAAATAATTGTAGAAGAAGCAAAGCAGATACTAGTTGGTGACATTGGTGATACAGTGGAGGACCCTTATACATCATTTGTGAAGCTGTTACCTCTAAATGATTGCCGATACGCTTTGTATGATGCAACGTATGAAACAAAGGAGTCTAAAAAAGAAGACCTGGTATTTATATTCTG GGCTCCAGAAAGTGCCCCTTTAAAAAGCAAGATGATCTACGCAAGCTCTAAAGATGCCATTAAAAAGAAATTCACAG GTATTAAACATGAATGGCAAGTAAATGGTTTGGATGATATTAAAGATCGTTCAACACTGGGAGAGAAACTAGGAGGCAACGTGGTAGTTTCACTTGAAGGAAAACCCTTATAG